Within bacterium, the genomic segment TCCTCCGCGAGGAAGTGGGAGCCCTCGCGTTGGTCGGGGAGTCATCGTTTTCCGTCCTCGAACGCCTGTGGGCCAGGCCGACGCTCGATGTACACGGCATGCCTGGGGGGTTCATCGACGAGGGAGTCAAAACCGTGATTCCGGCGCGGGCCCTGGCGAAGGTCAGCATGCGGCTCGTGGCCCGCCAGGATCCCTTCGAGATCGCCGAGCACTTTACGGCCCACGTCCGCCGCCTCACGCCTCCCGGCGTCCAGGTCACCGTCCGTCGCCGGGGAGGCGCCCCGGCCGTGCTGATCGATCGACGTAGCCCGGCGATCGCAGCCGCCAGCACCGCGTTCGCCGAGGCGTTCGGCCACGACACGGTGTACATCCGGTCGGGAGCGACGGTGCCGGTCGTCTCCCAGTTGAGCGATGGCCTGAAGATCCCGACGATCGTCACGGGGTGGGCGCTGCCCGACGCCAACTGGCACAGTCCCGACGAGAAGCTGTCCCTCACGCAGTTTCACCGCGGCATCGAGGCACTGATCCGGTTCGTCGAGCGCTTCGGGGCCTCGGCCAGGGGGAGCGACGGAACGAAAACAGCGAGGCCACATTCAGGTTAAGCCGGGTTGGCTCCGAAGAGCTACCTCACTCTCACCCTGATGTGGCGCTCGCTGACAGCGCACACTCTAGCACACTTCGCCCAACGCGCCAATCCGGAACTGTCGTTTGATTCATCGCCGGGTGGTGGGGATATCCTGTGGGCATGCGCCGGCGCGGCGGGCGAAGCGTGCGCGAACGCGCGGTGATCAGAGAATCGACGCGATCCGGCGAAATCTCTCCGCGCCGCCCGCGGCTTCCGTCGGGGCCAGGAGGACCACCGAGAATCGTGGAACACTGACAGCGTCGCCGAGGAGAGAGGAGCCCCAGGGTGCGAATCGGTGTCCCCAGGGAAATCAAAGATCAGGAAGGGCGGGTCGGCATCACCCCGGCCGGCGTCCGCGAGTTGGTCGACGCCGGCCACGCGGTAGTGATCGAAGCGGGGGCCGGCGAAGGCAGCGGAATCGCGGATCGCGACTACGAACGGCGGGGCGCCCGCATCACCCGGTCAGCGGCGGAGGCCTGGGGCGCGGAAATGGTGATGAAAGTCAAGGAGCCGCTCCCCGAGGAGTACGGATACCTCTATGCCGGCCAGATTCTCTATACCTACGTCCATCTGGCCGCGGTACCGGAACTCACCCGGGCGCTGATGAAATCCCAGACGGTGACCATCGCCTATGAAACGGTCCAGCTCCCCGACGGGGAACTCCCGCTCCTCACCCCGATGAGCGAGGTCGCGGGGCGAATGGCCGTTCAGGAGGGGGCTTTCTATCTGAAGAAGACCGCGGGCGGGAAGGGCACCCTGCTCGGCGGGGTCACCGGCGTCCCTCCCGCCAACGTCGTGATCATCGGCGGAGGGGTGGTCGGGGCGCACGCCGCCAAGATCGCTACCGGCATGGGCGCCCAGGTGACGGTGCTCGAGCGCAACCCCCGGCGGATGGCCTACCTCGATGACGTCCTCCACGGGCGGGCCATGGCGATCATGAGCAACGCGGTGACCCTAGAGCAGTCCGTCGCCTACGCCGATCTGCTGGTCGGCGCCGTCTTGATTCCGGGGGCACGGGCCCCCCGTCTCGTGACCGAAGCGATGGTCGAGACGATGAAGCCGGGGTCGGTGATCGTGGACGTCGCCGTCGATCAGGGCGGGTGCG encodes:
- the ald gene encoding alanine dehydrogenase — protein: MRIGVPREIKDQEGRVGITPAGVRELVDAGHAVVIEAGAGEGSGIADRDYERRGARITRSAAEAWGAEMVMKVKEPLPEEYGYLYAGQILYTYVHLAAVPELTRALMKSQTVTIAYETVQLPDGELPLLTPMSEVAGRMAVQEGAFYLKKTAGGKGTLLGGVTGVPPANVVIIGGGVVGAHAAKIATGMGAQVTVLERNPRRMAYLDDVLHGRAMAIMSNAVTLEQSVAYADLLVGAVLIPGARAPRLVTEAMVETMKPGSVIVDVAVDQGGCVETTDPTTHSHPIVVKHDVLHYGVTNMPGALPRTSTYALTNMTIRYALEIAGKGWKQAALDDPALGHGVNTAEGHLTHPAVAAAHDLEYTRLDALLA